In Polyodon spathula isolate WHYD16114869_AA chromosome 23, ASM1765450v1, whole genome shotgun sequence, the DNA window acattcactgagtaatggttatatcatccgtaattgtaaataatatcgtttgaaataaatgtggttattgaaataaaaccaatCTACAATGTTAACTGGGCTGTGGTCGGTAGCTAGCCAACAGCATTGGTTATAGTAtagtacttagcttgattcatgggtttgaggagatcctgaatttctaaaacagTATCCTGTCAAAACTGCGAGGTTTCATTTGtggttgtctgtagcagaagaactTCTAGAAAGTGTATATTGAGAAgggaaagcatgtttagcatgcagatggtacagcagactagatgcacttctgctgcgatactggaactcacttcgACATAGTAGATGCAAGTagccctctttctatccaatgaaccatcagaaagtttttaaaaaatgaacttcccattcacaagtccttcagtttgagtgctttgctacataatgtggtTCCGTGACTAATTTTTATATGCAAACGATGACtgcactcattcaatcctggcatgcacttgagtgtattaaaatggtgctgCAAGAAATTAATTCCTGTATGCTAACAGGGACAAGACAGAGGAGTGCAATTAACGcgtgttaaaaaaatgaatttcccAAAATATGAACGtgttaatcacagaagttaactgtgattaattgacagagcacacacacacacacacacacacacacacatatatatatatatatatatatatatatatatatattctgatattGGACACTATATTGACACTGTTAATTTCAATGAAGTTGACAAGGTAATTATGGTTCATTGAATACATTTCATGTCATTCTGTCAAGATGTCATTGACATGTTATTTCAGACAATGTTTTTACAATTGTTACTGTCAAAGTACTGTggttctgtctttttttaaattaattaatttttgtcACTTAAAGAATAAAGAGAACAGGGTTATGCCAAAGTCAGGGTCAAGGGTTACCTTtctaaatgaacaaaaaacagaGGTCAAGATGATCACCTGTGCCTTTGTGGTCAATTCAATCTGGACATCAGTCACTGGTCTGTCATGTCTCTGTAATCATTGTAAGGTGATGTGATGAAGGAAAGATTGAATACTGATAAGTTCATTTCACTCTGTTTGAAAAGCAAATACCAACATGGTACCTCTAAATCAAATATTTGTTGATTAACATATGCATCCCTAGTCATGTGAATTTGCTACTTATACTGGTAAAATAAAGTCATGGTCCCACATTGCTGTGAGTGATTTTTATTGCTGCTCAGTAATTGTATTCCGCTAAGCAATAAATGGTAAAATAATGCAGAATATATTTCAGTGTAGTTCTCTAACTTAacggaccaataaaaaaaaaaaaaatgtttgcacagTCCAGTGTTGAAACGGGACTGGCTCACGGAAAATGGAAATACCCAAATGGCAATGAACAGTCAGTAAGCAAGATCCGTAACAACCAGACTTTTGCTGTCTGGTCAGTGGTTCTGACACGACACTGTACAAATTCCCTTAAAACTGGATGCCCAGTCAAAAGCCGAACAGTTGGCAACCCTGCATCTGATGCGGGTGgacgcatattcttttcagttgttacaAATGCAAgtccttttgtatttatttttttataatcggaAGTATTCCAATTTGAATGtaatttgtgcctttttgttgaactattatgcacaacagtgtttttttttttattgagtcttctgttaaaaaaagaaaaaacaatctttgttctttattttgaaaaataaaatgccaatGCATCGATTGTCGCTGATAAATGCCTGTATGATAATTGAATAAGACATTagggtgccgattgcaccactaatAGTAGCTCATTGTAAAAGTTTTAATTGGGAGCAATTTGTTCTCTGCTTCTCAATAGTGGTGACAACGGCCTGCAAACGGCCTCCTGTGTTAATAGGGAAAGCAGTATCAACTAATAAAGTCAGTGATGAGCAAAATGGATTCTGATGTGTTTGTTGTATAGAAAAAGCTTCAGATGCATTAATAGTCATATTAATTTTACTCTAGCGCTTAAACTAGATTGCAATTCTATTACACTTCTCATGTCCTACTAATGTATCCCAAAAGGCATATATTGAAACCATATTTTAAGCATTTGTATAATTGATACTGATAAAACACAATGCAATCCAACTGAAAACGAAAGcatatttaaattgctttgttaaaTCAAGGCACTTGCTGCTTTCTAAGACAATTTCCAGTCAGTGTTATATGTgtatgatatatactgtatatgcttaGCAAACATACTGGATGTGTTTATGATTCAAAAGGCAAATGACTCAGACAGCTTGAATAATTGTAAAGATTTAAGGGTAGATTTACtgaagtgttgcgcctgtcgtaATAGTCGCAAACCTGTTGCAAATGAgttggaagtcttgggtgaaatgtactaaacaagcacaatgctatttgtgactttttagggacTTTTTCTTTGCACTTCAAGTTTAGATGAATGTTTAATTATGGGCGTACCTGCATACATTTCCAAAAAGGGGACTGAGATGAGGGTtcgcaaatattataatgagatgtactaaagctgccggcaattgcgacacttacttTGTTAAGTGTTACAatgaaaaatgcaaattgcattaTGTTTGCGCTGTTGGCCCTTCTTAGCACACCTACCCTTAAGTCTTACTGTAGTAAAATCCTGTTTTTACTGAGTGGAGACAAGAGATCAACCGGGAGTATGTTTAACTAATAATCTATCTTATTGTACTGTTGGCTTTAGTGCAGTGACAGTCTGGACCACAGATCAATATAGTGGTCACAACTGTAGCAGAAAGATTAATGGTCATTTGATGAATCTGGTTCAATTACTCTGTCAACAGCACAAGAAGCGATTGGCAAAGAAGGAATTTACTTCTGCATTATTTGTACGAGCACATGTTAATCATGGAAGAGGCACACGATGTATAGCTTTCAGCAAACCTAAATGTATTAGTACTGACTGCGGCTCAGATTAAGGAAAAGAAAACTATGAAGAACATTTTTGCAGGCAGTATAGCACGACCGTCTTTGAAgagcattttaaaatgcacagctTCTCGTTGCTTTCTGACTaagattttaaatctgttttcataTTGGGCTGACTTTATTGCTGAAACACTGGGGGTAGGGATTACCATGGGAAGCAAAAAATCAAAAGCCCACTACTGCTATCTAAGTAGAATCTATTGCTGCTTTGTCCTGTCAATGCTGGTTTGGTAAAGTATGTAATCGCTGTGATAGGTGGAGGATTATACACTGGAAGTCTGACATTTCTTTTCAACCACTGAAGATACTGAGGAGCCTTCACTAAGACCAGTAAATGGTTGCTTTACTGTAGCCAAGGTGCATTCTAAATGATTATAAGCAATTTATTGTGTTTGCATATTGCCACTAATCTAATTAGATGGATATATTTTCCCAGGGTACTTAACTTTTCATGGTAGCAaaacaaatgtatgcattttttttcttaatatcgTAATAGAGCTTTTCAagagtaataaaaataaagtgtaattcctGGTTTGTTTTGGCACTTGCAGTGTCCTACATTATTTGACAGGATTATGAGATttgtgttcatactgtataccataTCATACACCCTTTTGCAAATTATGACCATTGATGTGTATTATGTCCAGGTTGTGCAGATACAAGTTATAGTGAAGTGATACTGTACagtttatatctaaataaaacaactaCATGAGTTAAGTAGATACAAGAGCTATAACACAAGGCTTCTTAGGTGCACATGTTATGATCAGATACATGGTGCCTCGTTGATAAGGTAATGGATCTACTGGTACTGGCTGTGTTTTACATTTGCATACTAATGAAGCTACTGTGAATACATTGAATGTCAGCTAGTGAAAATTGGTATTTTGCACATTACAAACATTCACATGATATTCTTCAGTCAATTACACAATTTCAGCAAGTTCAGAATCTGATGCATGTTGGTTGTGCCTGAATTTGAAAGTGCTTTAATGGAACAAAGAAGGCTACATTGTTAATGTTGTAGTTGAAGCAATGAGCCAATGTCTAGGTCTCTGCTTTCTGAATTTGGGGTCATTGAGTTGTCTCTAAGCTTACTTGCCAATAGCATTGAAATGGAATTTCTTTCATTCACTAGGGAAAGACTGTTGGAAAGGAACAGGTAAATGGTCACACACAGGTACTAGCTGTACTTAAAAAGCCACAGGAGTGCTTTAtacttttgcattttaaaaagtcaccaggatgtgatgacagaAATCGAAAATGATATACGAAGTGattctaaaaaaaagaatacatcttAAGATAATTGTTATCTCTCATCAATTTTGATGTTGCCACACATCATATATTTGACTGTGTAAATATGCCTATTGACAGTTTTTTTGCAGTTGTTTCAAGATTTGCCTGATTAATAATCTCTTGAGGGTGTTTTTCCAAACATGCAAATGAGGTTCCTGGGCCCCCATCCAGGCTGTGTTGAACAGATGGTTGTACCACCTTGTCATTGATACTCACAATTACATACTGCATTAGAAGGGACAAGTTGTTCAGGTTGGCTGTTAGATTGGTTTACATGATAACAAGGCAATACATGTCTATGCTGGTTAGAGGGGTGTAGCTCTTTATTAGTTGATTATTGAACACATATAAAACGTAAGACATGTCTAAATGCCTTGCTTTCATCTGAGCAGCAAGTTGCGCAGCAGATATGTGTTGCTGTCGCTTACAGCTTCCCCAGGCTTTAAGTAAATCAAATTTTCTTATACTAAGTAAAGTAACTTTTAGGTCTGAGATTTAATAAGCCTAAAACATATTGTACAATGCCTCTTCCCTTTGTTATATCTGCAATGCTTAGTTATTTATCCTGCGGCCCTTTGGCTTGAATTACATTTACTCATGCTTGCAAGCCTGAGTCAGAGGGATTCAGTGCCAAGACCAAGAGGTAAAGGGCAGATATCTGCCCCCTGCTCACTACACACTTGTTTATTTACAGTCATGAGGGACCTATAATATATTGATAGGTAGCTATAGTAGGGAAAGGTTATCCCCTTCCATACACTTAAGTGGGATATTTATTGTTTGAAATCAATAGACAACATATGGTGCACAAAATACACGTATAGTACAACATTTTGAACTGATACCTTGGCCTCGAGTCcttatatacattatattgtgTGAACACTCCATCTACATACAGTTGAGATTCATAAGTGAAACCTTAGgaaaagaaactaagtcaagtagacaaatgttttgactaggaTCTTCATCAGTGTAATGAAAGGCACTAGACAAAACATCTAATTGACTTAGCTCCTACTTGCCTTAGACACTCATTATTTCCTTTATTAGGGGTTACAGATCAATAACACATTGAAGTAGCATTGAGTGGTTTATGGAGTTTATTGAATGATGCTTCTAACCCGTGCAAATTCTTCTTGACTGTGAATGATCTATTCTGGTGAATATTGATAAGAAGCAGGTGACAATGTACTTGGATTACAAATATTTAGGGCATGCCATATGCATAACTAATAGGGAAGCTATTGTTGGCTTACCTCCCACTGTATATTCCCTCTGTTCCCCTTAtaatctatatactatatatttttttttacttaaaaccaCTTCCTGCAAAAGCTCTTTTGTATTCTGTAATTCTGTGCTGTCCTTGTGTCTCGCTTTTGTTCTATAGAAATCACATAACTTGATCTAGTTTTGTAGTCTTGCCACGATGATTAGATTTCCAGATGATGTCTGTTTGCCTGCTGATCCCAGTTAAATGAAAAGCAGGGATTCCAGTAGGGCTGCAATAGCGGCTGAGACTCACTTTAATTAAGAACCGTTGTTAACCAATAACATGTTTAAGGGGCAGAACATGTTTAGTCACTAAATTGTAATGAGATCCTTTAAACCTTTTTAAGTCAGAGTTATACTACATTTAGACAGGGACTTCTGAcaattgtatgtattttctgATTTAGATTGCTTTCTTTTACGTTTTTCAAATGATTTAGTTGTTGTCTGTCAGCTTTTCTTACAGCAACCACATTTCTTTACCAAATGCACTCAATGACAATTTTCTCAAAACCAATGTTTTGCCCTGCTTTGCTCACTCCCACTTCATAAGCAAAGGTAGTACTGAAGTCAAGGCAATGTCTATTAGTAAAGAATCAGTAAGGCAGTAACTTGTACTGTGAAACTGTACAAGTTATACTGTGCTTCTAATAATCCCTAACAGCCCTTTACCTGCATGTTTCCAGTGTCCATAACAAGATCTGAGGCTCTTTTGTATTCACCAGTACGATGTGGTATCAGGCTAGTAAGATGTCGGGAGCACAATATACGATAGAGGTAGCATTTCTATATAACGTTGCTCACACTACTTGGTCGTATTACATGGCCACCAATTTACTTGCCGTACAAATGTGACAGGAGGATCCCATGTTATGGCCCCTGAGCCACATTTATTCTATCTGCAATTTTCAGCCCTTTTGATTCCCCTTTTGAGGAAAACGTTACACggctgttaatttaaaacaataaaatgtccTTATTAATTTGTACTTCTTGCAGTAGGCCTATCTGCAAGCTAGCTCTGCTTGTATAATGCCttcttttttgttgctgttttggcAAATGCCTTTACCAATTTTCCTGTCCGGATTGTCTCCTAACACAACCCACAATTCTCCTTGATAATTAGGttcattatattttgttttttaaatgtgtcacttGTGTTCTAACATAGTTAAGAATTATTTAGTTCAATATTAAATTAGACTTGTTAAGTAACTCTTTATTAGCAACGCAATGCTGTGTTTATGGTGCAGTTCCAAACGTGTACATTACATGGGAATATCAAATTACATATACAGCATAAATTAGATAGAAAATGTGGTGTTAGGTCACTTAAAACTATAGTCATATGACTAATGATTATGCAAATGTGATTTCTAAGATCATTCAAAACACATTCCCTGTGGTGTGTGGTTCATGTATTTTCAGACATGGCTAATCTATCTGTCATATTTGAAACACAACTCCCACCACCTACCAATCAACTCGAATATAGAAACAGGTGATAATTGATTGAGATTGCAGGTGACCTCATAATATAGAACCGAGCCCCAGGTCCTTAGAATGGTTTTAATATCTACATCTACATCAAGAGAAATGGGGGTTCTGTCGGAAGGCCAAAACAAAACTAGTAAAAGCTTCAGGAAGGAAATGTTAAATAGTATATCTCTATTCTCTCAAATGCATTCTCAACAGAATGGACAAGAATGAACACATCACTTACCAtaagtaacactatgtaacacaatttttgttcctgggtagtaagtgttatttcctaattgcttatgcctcaaaagtatagaacatggctattattccccacaaactttgcttttgtgaccaggacagtgatatttcaaaatatcactatttccaatgggaaaatgggcaaatgtgtgtcttttcgttcacataaagtcagaaaaaaacaacatatgaatccaaatgaacatatgtttatactaaagtaatacaaagatgactacaaaagatttagaagtgagtagtttttcgagatttacaattatactgtattttttttgtagtcatctttgtattactttgcaTTTATCATGCATAACTGAAGACCTTAATTTATAGAATATATGGCCCCTGTCTgcattaaaataaagttaaaaggtGCAGTCAATATTTTTaaagttgatttttaaaaaatcagtttacaCCGATTGACAGTCTAATGAACCTATTTGATATAACAAAACACCTTAACTTATGAGCTGACAAATTAATGTAATGCCAACATTTTTAGTTCATTGTCTCTGGCAGTGCTGCTTGTATTAAAAATTAAGGGCAATATTTCATAGATTAATACTTTTTTGgatagcagtgtgtgtgtctgtggtgtcAGATAGCTAACATATAACAGTTTAGAGTCTTAATTTGAAACAAACTGTAAATAACatgcacagatatatatatatatatatatatatatatatatatatatatatatatatatatatatatatataaaataagaaggAGTACAGAGGGACCGGACGTCCCTTATATTAAAGTTTAGTTCATTTTCGGTCCTCGATGTAGAGGTCATAGTCTTGTATTGAGGTAGTTAGTATGTAAGCCAAGACATGACCTTCAATAGTTTTGTATTCCCTTGAATTTCTACTGAAtcttcacaattaaaaaaataatggcaaAATGTTAGTCTAAAGCGGTCACTTAAATTGCATCTATGCCATTGGGCCTCTTTAgtttataagaaacaaaaactgcattttattaaatCGCCAATAAAGGTTGCCAATATGTGAAATGAGGGTAGCATTAAAAAACGCAAATGACAAGTACAATTTATGTTAGAAACCCATAACATTTCTTGATGGTCTTCAAGACCGCTATCCCCAACTTCAAAATCCCACTGACTTCAATGCCTTCACAACCTGGGAGAAGTTGGTTACTTGTAGTTTTATATAGAGTGTGAACTAGACCTGACCAAAGGAATGGCTTCAGTTTCATTGCGACCCTTGACTCAACGGAGATGAAAGAATGAAACATACAACAACCACCATTTTGAAAGCtcatcaaatataaaacaataatttattatttctctCATTTTACAAGACATCACAATATGCTGCTAActaaagattaattaaaatgcaatatttagtTCAGTGCATCCAATCCCATCCTACAAAGCGCACAGTAACTACAATAGGCTTTAACAATTCCAAGTGTTTtgtataaacaaattaattaactatacatgcaaaatgtatttaacaggCTGCAGATGTATTCGCAGGTGGCAATGATGTCAATAGACAGCAGCCCTGTCGTAGCGCAAGTCAATTTTAGCAAGTGTTTTTAAGTTTTTGCAGAATCCATTTGATGGCACCTTTTGATACAGGCTAAAAAAAGACAGTCAAGTACAAAATGTTTCTAAAGTACAGAGAAACCGGAATATCAATGAACCtttggaaaaatgtaataaaatttacaaatgtcCAATATAAAAAGGATACTGCAAATAacctttaaataaaagcaaataaaagctaaatattgatttaaaaatatgtaaaagtaCACATACCGTAAAATACTGGTAGAAAATACATGTCttcttacaaatacatacatattggCAGTTATTTTTATGACCTAGGCAAGCTTTCTGTTTCTACAATTGCATGAGGATTTTAAAGATCatagtaaaactaaaaaataaaaaataatcatgcTATGGCTATTGGTGTATAAAGGTTCCAGAAGTGTAACCGTTTCAAATTCAAAGGTACAAAGGTATAAAGATTATTGAatgcatgtgaaaaaaaatctgtacttattttgccttcaaaacaatactacagttcattatctgtttttaaacatttctgttaCCCAACCTTTTACATGTCAATATTGTAGCTCTATTAACATCTGAAGACCATTttgtatttacacaaaaaaaaaaaagggatgccACATTTAACGAGGCAGGAATTTCTACTCCAACTGGCAGAGTCATATTTACATTATTCAGACAGCCCACTTACACAGTGGTTACAGATAAAAGGGAATTGTATACTCTCGTTCCATCTGGGGATTTAGTGCCGTGAGTTAACAGTTCTTGAATCGTCATCCAATTGTCGAAAACTTTCTTGTTCCTCTTCTTGTTCATCTTTTTGTGGCTCAGTTCAATAATATTCACCTCCTTTTTCTCCTCTCCACTGCCCTGCTCCTTCAGACAATCCTGTCTGCTCTGCTTCATGAACTCTCGTCTCTGCCTCTGCTCCTTCGCTCGTACTATATGCTGTTTGCGCTCCTCCTTGCTCCAGTAGCGGCCCATTTTCATCTCGCTGACTGCGTCATCGTCTGTCGTCATGCCGCTGCGCTCCTCTCTGATCCTTATTGCACGCTCCTTCAGCAGCTTGTCCCTCACTGGCCTCTTAGTGATGTACCGCGTCCCATCGCTCCTGATCTTTACCTTCCACTCCATCTTAGGTTCCAGTTGGCTTGGAGAAGTGGGGTCTCTGCACATGCTGACCAGGCTCATCTGGCTCTGGGCATACTCTACTGCTGACTTCTGCTGGATCAACTGCATGTAACTCTGATAGTGCTGGGCGTGAGCTGGGATGTGAGCATGCTTGTACGGAGAGTGCTGGTAGGATAAGTTACCAGCTTTTGAAGTCTTGCTGGTGTCTGTAGttttcctctcctttccctctGACTGCTTGCTGGAATCCTTAGAGGAAGAGGAGCGGGATTTAACAGAGCTCGACTCTTGGCCTCCAGCTTGGGACAGAGAAGCCTTTGGCGCTGTTCCGTTGGGCCCTGTGCTATTGGCCACAACCCCTTCATTGCCCTGGCTGTTGACATCATCAGTTCTGCGGAGAGAGTTGTCAGGGGACATCTCCAGTGTAAGAGGAGTGCTCCTGCAGCTCTCCCCAGTATTGTAAGCACTTGAGCTGTCCTTATCTGATTTTTCCGGTAGCTCTGTGATGTCAGACAGCTCATGTCTGCGAGCGTCAATGCTGGTATTGTAGTTGTGGAAGCCGCTGTTGTGAAGCATCCAGGAGTCTCGGTACTGCTCTTTCAGCTGCTGCATCTTGTGGGCTCGTACAATGTTCAGGCATTCCAGCTCAATGTTTCTCAACTCTTCATTCAGCATCTCCAACTCCTTGTCTACACTTTCCTGGTCACTTTTATTCATGTCCATTGCACTGGTGTGATAATAAAGGCTGTACTGGTTTGCACTCTTCACTTGGCACTTCAGCTCAAGAAGCTCTCGAAATCTTTCGCATTCGTCTGCAGGAATCCCCAGAAAGTCTGCATCTGTGTAATCGGCAGATATGAAGGACTCATTGCTGAACTGCATATCCCCACTTCCCAGAGTGTCATGGCTGTAAGTCATTTTTTTGCGACTGCCTAAAGTGTTGGATGAAGTGGTGTGGTCGTCTCCCATATTCTCCTGCTCTGAGCTCTCATCGTTGCGGGTGCTCTCGTCAGTACGCCCCAATCCACTGTCTTTCTCATGCTGGTTGGATAAAATTGTAGCCGTGTCTGTAGTTCCTCCATCCTCATCGATCTTTTTCTGGAGACACAAAATAGTGAAGAATTGTCAAACTAAATGAAAAGTGAATTTGATAGACCATAtctatgcatattttttattatatttgtattactgtatattgtatttttactttacatgttttacttatgttcaaaatataaattaaaacatactATTTATAATGACTGTTGATTCAACTGACAGGAATGTTCAACTTAACAACCAAGCTGGCTCGTGGAAGTAGAAACAATAATTAACATGTGGTGTAGTGTTGAGGACATAACATAAACTACAAAAAATGACATTACAAACtccaaaagaaaatgttattaataactgAACTATCTTTAGGAGAATCGAGTCAGAACctaaataatcaaatacaaaatgattACTGGACCTGAAAAACACGTGTTTTGGGAAATCTTCTAAATGCTTTTGTCAATGCGTTGTACTGCAAAATAACCTTACCTGCTGAAGCATGCTGGCAGTAAATCGCATAGCCTGATGATGCTGCTCCTCCAGCATATCCATGTGCAAATCATCAAGAAAGTCATTCCTGTCATCATCCATCC includes these proteins:
- the LOC121298071 gene encoding E3 ubiquitin-protein ligase PDZRN3-like isoform X2, encoding MGCSLCTLQKQEEQYKLLYEVCQVNGKDLSKATHEQAVEAFRTAKDPIVVQVLRRAPRTKMLNPAHESQLLDTGTQTDITFEHIMALVKRTTPTPPAAVLEQYLLPEEHSPGHEYYDPNDFLEGMHQDMEREELEYEEVDLYRLNSQDKLGLTLCYRTDDEDDTGIYVSEIDPNSIAAKDGRIREGDRIIQINGIEIQNREEAVSLLTREDNKNVSLLVARPEIQLDEGWMDDDRNDFLDDLHMDMLEEQHHQAMRFTASMLQQKKIDEDGGTTDTATILSNQHEKDSGLGRTDESTRNDESSEQENMGDDHTTSSNTLGSRKKMTYSHDTLGSGDMQFSNESFISADYTDADFLGIPADECERFRELLELKCQVKSANQYSLYYHTSAMDMNKSDQESVDKELEMLNEELRNIELECLNIVRAHKMQQLKEQYRDSWMLHNSGFHNYNTSIDARRHELSDITELPEKSDKDSSSAYNTGESCRSTPLTLEMSPDNSLRRTDDVNSQGNEGVVANSTGPNGTAPKASLSQAGGQESSSVKSRSSSSKDSSKQSEGKERKTTDTSKTSKAGNLSYQHSPYKHAHIPAHAQHYQSYMQLIQQKSAVEYAQSQMSLVSMCRDPTSPSQLEPKMEWKVKIRSDGTRYITKRPVRDKLLKERAIRIREERSGMTTDDDAVSEMKMGRYWSKEERKQHIVRAKEQRQRREFMKQSRQDCLKEQGSGEEKKEVNIIELSHKKMNKKRNKKVFDNWMTIQELLTHGTKSPDGTRVYNSLLSVTTV
- the LOC121298071 gene encoding E3 ubiquitin-protein ligase PDZRN3-B-like isoform X1, whose protein sequence is MGFELDRFNGDVDPDFKCNVCNQVLEDPLATPCGHVFCAGCVLPWVVQQNSCPVKCQRISTKELNHVLPLKNLILKLDIKCDNHARGCEKVVKLQHLAEHTEMCDYSPAKCRNKGCNEVLNLKDMDAHMRETCDYRPVGICEKGCGLVLIYKEQALDTHCCFKALKAHNSALQGKMVDLDKEFKKQSLKSSKREKSLLAQLSSVQNELQVTALKYQKKFTEYSARIDSLTKSLAPQCKGEETKTLKAALHRDSGSLGFNIVGGRPDNQDGSLNEGIFVSKIVENGPADKEGGLQIHDRIMEVNGKDLSKATHEQAVEAFRTAKDPIVVQVLRRAPRTKMLNPAHESQLLDTGTQTDITFEHIMALVKRTTPTPPAAVLEQYLLPEEHSPGHEYYDPNDFLEGMHQDMEREELEYEEVDLYRLNSQDKLGLTLCYRTDDEDDTGIYVSEIDPNSIAAKDGRIREGDRIIQINGIEIQNREEAVSLLTREDNKNVSLLVARPEIQLDEGWMDDDRNDFLDDLHMDMLEEQHHQAMRFTASMLQQKKIDEDGGTTDTATILSNQHEKDSGLGRTDESTRNDESSEQENMGDDHTTSSNTLGSRKKMTYSHDTLGSGDMQFSNESFISADYTDADFLGIPADECERFRELLELKCQVKSANQYSLYYHTSAMDMNKSDQESVDKELEMLNEELRNIELECLNIVRAHKMQQLKEQYRDSWMLHNSGFHNYNTSIDARRHELSDITELPEKSDKDSSSAYNTGESCRSTPLTLEMSPDNSLRRTDDVNSQGNEGVVANSTGPNGTAPKASLSQAGGQESSSVKSRSSSSKDSSKQSEGKERKTTDTSKTSKAGNLSYQHSPYKHAHIPAHAQHYQSYMQLIQQKSAVEYAQSQMSLVSMCRDPTSPSQLEPKMEWKVKIRSDGTRYITKRPVRDKLLKERAIRIREERSGMTTDDDAVSEMKMGRYWSKEERKQHIVRAKEQRQRREFMKQSRQDCLKEQGSGEEKKEVNIIELSHKKMNKKRNKKVFDNWMTIQELLTHGTKSPDGTRVYNSLLSVTTV